CTATTGCCAGGACAAGGCCGCCAAGAGCGGCTCCAGCTTCTACTACAGCTTCATGTTCCTGCCGCCGGAGCGGCGCCAGGCGATCACCGCGCTGTACGCCTTCTGCCGTGAAGTGGACGACGTCGTGGACGAATGCCACGACGTCTCGCTTGCGCACATCAAGCTCGATTGGTGGCGGCAGGAGGTCGGCCGCGTGTTCGGCGGCACGCCCACTCATCCGGTAGGGCTGGCGTTGCAGGACGTGACCGCCCGCTTCCGGCTGCCGCAGGCGCGCCTGCTGGAGATCATCGACGGGATGGCGATGGATCTCAGCCAGTCCCGTTACCTCGATTTCAAGGGGCTGCAGCTCTACTGCTACCGCGTCGCCAGCGTGGTGGGGCTGCTCGCGGCCGAGATCTTCGGCTACACCGACCCCCGCACGCTCGACTACGCGCACGACCTCGGGCTGGCTTTCCAGCTCACCAACATCATCCGCGACGTGGGCGAGGATGCCCGCCGCGGCCGCATCTATCTGCCCATCGAAGACCTGCAACGTTTCCAGGTGCCGGCCAACGAGATCCTCGAAGCGCGCCATTCCGACCGCTTCGTGGCCTTGATGGCCTTTCAGGCCGAACGCGCCGAGGGCTACTACCACAGCGCATTCGCAAAGCTGCCCGCGGCCGACCGCAAGAGCCAGCGCCCTGGTCTGGTGATGGCCGCGATCTACCGCGCGCTGCTCGATGAAATCCGCCGCGACGGCTTCAAAGTGCTCGACCGCCGGACCTCGCTGACGCCGCTGCGCAAGGTGTGGCTGGCCGGCTGGACGTGGGTCAAGGGCTGAGCCGATGAGCGCGTCCGTTCCCGCGGTCGCCGTCATCGGCGCCGGTTACGCCGGGCTTGCGTGCGCAGTGGAGTTGGCGCGCCGGGGCGTGCATGTGTCCGTGTTCGAGCGCTCTCACACGCTGGGCGGTCGGGCGCGGGTGGTGCGCAAGGACGGTTGGGAGGTCGACAACGGCCAGCACATCCTGATTGGTGCCTACACCGAACTCACGCGCCTGTTGCGCCTCACGGGCGGCTCGCCCAAGCAGCTCGAGCGCCTGCCGCTGACGCTGCACGTGCCCGGCCACCTGCACCTGCGCGCGGCCAGCCTGCCGGCGCCGCTGCATCTCGCGGTGGGTTTGCTGCTGGCACGCGGATTGAGCGGCGCCGACCGGCTCGCGATGTTGCGGCTGATGCGCTGGCTGAAGGCGCAGTCCTTCGCCCCGGACCCCTCGATGACGGTGGCGGACATGCTGCTCGCCACTGCCCAGACGCCGAAAC
Above is a window of Azoarcus olearius DNA encoding:
- the hpnD gene encoding presqualene diphosphate synthase HpnD encodes the protein MNPHDYCQDKAAKSGSSFYYSFMFLPPERRQAITALYAFCREVDDVVDECHDVSLAHIKLDWWRQEVGRVFGGTPTHPVGLALQDVTARFRLPQARLLEIIDGMAMDLSQSRYLDFKGLQLYCYRVASVVGLLAAEIFGYTDPRTLDYAHDLGLAFQLTNIIRDVGEDARRGRIYLPIEDLQRFQVPANEILEARHSDRFVALMAFQAERAEGYYHSAFAKLPAADRKSQRPGLVMAAIYRALLDEIRRDGFKVLDRRTSLTPLRKVWLAGWTWVKG